One Halostella salina genomic region harbors:
- a CDS encoding NUDIX hydrolase, whose protein sequence is MDDHDWPVIESETEYDTPWYQGGYDLVEQPDGSRKRYYWAELPPAVVVVAVADGDVVFVEQYRPTVRETQLELPAGIVEDHTDGDAHGEGVVPREGGESYESAAARELQEETGYAPDETTLLQRYDVATGLMRHERGIVVAEGLTEVGADLDDNEFLSVRRLSVDEALTAARTPPTNDATVEGILLAKEDGYL, encoded by the coding sequence ATGGACGACCACGACTGGCCGGTCATCGAGTCGGAGACGGAGTACGACACGCCGTGGTATCAGGGCGGCTACGACCTCGTCGAGCAGCCCGACGGCAGCCGGAAGCGCTACTACTGGGCCGAACTCCCGCCGGCGGTGGTCGTCGTCGCGGTGGCCGACGGCGACGTGGTGTTCGTCGAGCAGTACCGCCCGACCGTCCGCGAGACGCAGCTGGAACTCCCCGCCGGGATCGTCGAGGACCACACCGACGGCGACGCCCACGGCGAGGGCGTGGTCCCGCGGGAGGGCGGGGAGAGCTACGAGAGCGCCGCCGCCCGGGAACTGCAGGAGGAGACCGGCTACGCACCCGACGAGACGACCCTGCTCCAGCGGTACGACGTTGCGACGGGCCTCATGCGCCACGAGCGCGGCATCGTCGTGGCCGAGGGACTGACCGAGGTGGGGGCGGACCTGGACGACAACGAGTTCCTCTCCGTCCGGCGGCTCTCCGTCGACGAGGCGTTGACGGCGGCGCGGACCCCCCCGACCAACGACGCGACGGTCGAGGGGATCCTGCTGGCGAAGGAGGACGGCTACCTCTAG
- a CDS encoding DUF5809 family protein has protein sequence MQTTGFLSPESEDEVTDIADSVGPAAQTVVRETAKAMAFDREEYDERVTGDVVLTARDALFASLLEVHVGTREEFEAWAEEFDGEVVETGSDNVDNVVWHAFGDTAVAATFQDEEDAAVATLRRQAFGRLYDDLV, from the coding sequence ATGCAAACGACCGGGTTTCTCTCGCCGGAGAGCGAAGACGAGGTCACCGACATCGCCGACAGCGTGGGGCCGGCGGCACAGACCGTCGTCCGCGAGACGGCGAAGGCCATGGCGTTCGACCGCGAGGAGTACGACGAGCGGGTGACCGGCGACGTGGTGCTGACCGCACGGGACGCGCTGTTCGCCTCGCTGCTGGAGGTTCACGTTGGCACGCGCGAGGAGTTCGAGGCGTGGGCCGAGGAGTTCGACGGTGAGGTCGTCGAAACCGGCAGCGACAACGTCGACAACGTCGTCTGGCACGCGTTCGGCGACACTGCGGTCGCCGCGACGTTCCAGGACGAGGAGGACGCCGCCGTGGCGACGCTCCGCCGGCAGGCGTTCGGACGGCTGTACGACGACCTCGTGTAG
- a CDS encoding DUF5810 domain-containing protein, which produces MGYACPVCETPQADAEHLANHLAFTAMLGRDDHEAWLDDHAPGWDGDDPETLGERVVEFAEETEYHEVFEESGTHDHGHGSFEDELERQVGGRGAAGRGAAGRGDLSGEASDILAEARAMTERMHDDGEQEADDDSEAAGEGDRADDGGAGADGKE; this is translated from the coding sequence ATGGGATACGCGTGTCCGGTCTGCGAGACCCCCCAGGCGGACGCCGAGCACCTCGCGAACCACCTCGCCTTCACCGCGATGCTCGGCCGCGACGACCACGAGGCGTGGCTCGACGACCACGCGCCCGGCTGGGACGGCGACGACCCGGAGACGCTCGGCGAGCGCGTCGTCGAGTTCGCCGAGGAGACCGAGTACCACGAGGTGTTCGAGGAGAGCGGCACCCACGACCACGGCCACGGCAGTTTCGAGGACGAACTGGAGCGACAGGTCGGCGGACGCGGCGCCGCCGGCCGCGGGGCTGCCGGGCGAGGCGACCTCTCCGGCGAGGCGAGCGACATTCTGGCCGAGGCCCGGGCGATGACCGAACGGATGCACGACGACGGCGAACAGGAGGCCGACGACGACAGCGAGGCGGCCGGCGAGGGCGACCGCGCGGACGACGGCGGGGCAGGCGCGGACGGAAAGGAGTAA
- a CDS encoding cold-shock protein, whose protein sequence is MANGKVDFFNDTGGYGFISTDDGDLDDDEDVFFHMEDVGGEDLTEGTEVEFDIESSPKGPRASNVVRQ, encoded by the coding sequence ATGGCAAACGGTAAGGTTGATTTCTTCAACGACACAGGCGGCTACGGTTTCATCTCGACTGACGACGGCGACCTCGACGACGACGAAGACGTGTTCTTCCACATGGAGGACGTCGGCGGCGAGGACCTCACGGAAGGGACCGAGGTCGAGTTCGACATCGAGTCCTCCCCCAAGGGGCCTCGCGCATCGAACGTCGTCCGACAGTAA